The following coding sequences lie in one Candidatus Diapherotrites archaeon genomic window:
- a CDS encoding type II toxin-antitoxin system PemK/MazF family toxin: MNSSDIKQGELVVADILFAEQIGVKRRLALVVSSTEFNKKSLDIIVLKVTSQGSKTQFDVKLLNENTFGKTLNKESSIMVDFPVVIMKEKIIARPDKIKDEKLKEIKQKIKQLYEL, translated from the coding sequence ATGAACTCATCCGATATTAAACAAGGCGAATTAGTTGTAGCAGATATTCTTTTTGCAGAACAAATAGGGGTTAAAAGAAGATTAGCTTTGGTTGTAAGCAGCACAGAATTCAACAAAAAATCTTTGGATATTATTGTTTTAAAAGTGACATCACAAGGAAGCAAAACACAATTTGATGTTAAACTTTTAAACGAAAACACTTTTGGCAAAACATTAAATAAAGAAAGCTCAATAATGGTTGATTTCCCGGTAGTTATTATGAAAGAAAAAATTATAGCAAGGCCTGATAAAATCAAAGACGAAAAACTGAAAGAAATAAAACAAAAAATAAAGCAGTTGTATGAACTGTGA
- a CDS encoding type II toxin-antitoxin system HicB family antitoxin, giving the protein MDKELFLTAVFKEEKKGYSVFCPELGIASQGETFEEAKKNIKEAAELYLETAKEIQEAKEIVGLLKGSKKRSKIVATNIPIKLKA; this is encoded by the coding sequence GTGGATAAAGAATTATTTTTGACTGCAGTATTCAAAGAAGAGAAGAAGGGTTATTCTGTTTTCTGCCCAGAGCTTGGAATTGCTTCACAAGGAGAAACTTTTGAAGAAGCAAAAAAGAACATCAAGGAAGCTGCAGAATTGTACCTAGAAACAGCAAAAGAAATTCAGGAAGCAAAAGAAATTGTTGGCCTCCTTAAGGGGTCAAAAAAGCGCTCCAAAATTGTAGCAACAAATATCCCAATCAAATTGAAGGCATAA
- a CDS encoding DUF4258 domain-containing protein, producing the protein MVSPEKCKFRPSAHAKDKMIETGISKFEIFDAILRGAKRAFGNKILSTFGGFEVIYKQFPCNYFIITVYWKR; encoded by the coding sequence ATGGTAAGTCCTGAGAAATGCAAGTTTCGCCCTTCAGCTCACGCAAAAGACAAGATGATTGAAACAGGAATATCTAAGTTTGAAATTTTTGATGCTATTTTAAGGGGGGCAAAAAGAGCTTTCGGAAACAAAATATTATCCACGTTTGGCGGATTTGAAGTAATCTACAAGCAGTTTCCTTGCAATTATTTTATTATAACAGTTTACTGGAAAAGGTGA
- a CDS encoding nucleotidyltransferase domain-containing protein: MNYSNIEVKEQLVKRAMAFGNGSIVFTPKAWRGREVIVILPKRSLSVEESALQLIQPSLKNIVGAFFVGSYARNEMEKDSDVDLIIVSDKKMKIKEKENFHVQCIELQQLKNSLKENPIEFYPMLLEAKSLINEKLLQELKETEINFKKFNWFIETTESALKVVRELIKMEKTEGKKFSDSTASVYSLILRLRGIYLIKCILNKRPYSNKSFKEFIKKESGIKENSVKQFYEVYRKERDEKKAKALISIEELEKLFYFAQKKLMELKEKLHERQEKTKEEH; this comes from the coding sequence ATGAATTATTCAAATATTGAAGTTAAAGAGCAGTTGGTGAAGAGGGCTATGGCTTTCGGCAACGGAAGCATTGTGTTTACACCCAAAGCCTGGAGGGGGCGGGAGGTAATTGTAATCCTGCCTAAAAGGAGCCTTTCGGTTGAGGAAAGCGCTCTGCAGCTAATCCAGCCTTCCCTGAAAAATATTGTGGGGGCATTTTTTGTCGGCTCTTATGCAAGGAACGAGATGGAGAAAGACTCTGATGTCGACCTTATAATTGTATCAGACAAAAAAATGAAAATAAAAGAAAAAGAGAACTTTCATGTTCAATGCATTGAATTACAGCAGTTAAAGAATTCACTGAAAGAAAACCCTATTGAGTTCTACCCAATGCTTTTGGAGGCAAAATCTTTAATCAATGAAAAATTGCTGCAGGAATTGAAAGAAACAGAAATCAATTTCAAAAAATTCAATTGGTTCATTGAAACAACTGAAAGCGCTTTAAAGGTTGTAAGAGAATTAATTAAAATGGAAAAAACTGAGGGGAAAAAGTTTTCCGATAGTACGGCAAGCGTTTACTCTTTAATTCTAAGGCTCAGAGGCATCTATCTCATTAAATGCATTCTGAACAAAAGACCTTACTCAAACAAGTCTTTCAAGGAATTCATCAAAAAGGAAAGCGGAATAAAAGAAAATTCAGTGAAACAATTCTATGAGGTTTACAGAAAGGAGAGAGACGAAAAGAAAGCCAAGGCATTAATTTCAATAGAAGAATTAGAAAAACTTTTTTATTTTGCCCAAAAAAAATTAATGGAATTAAAGGAGAAACTGCATGAAAGACAAGAAAAAACTAAAGAAGAGCATTGA
- the glyA gene encoding serine hydroxymethyltransferase, whose translation MFLEKTDSEITRALENEKKRQMEGLELIASENYVSKAVLEAMGSIFTNKYSEGYPHKRYYGGNEFIDVIEDLAIERAKKLFNAEHVNVQPYSGSPANHAVFFALLELKDKFMGMSLAMGGHLTHGSAVNFSGKHYTAVPYGVSKEDERIDYDEIRKIALQEKPKLILSGYTAYPREIDFKEFKKIAEEVGAISFADISHISGLCAAGVHENPVPYFDVVSTTTHKTLRGPRGAIIMCKEGLAQKIDKAVFPGLQGGPHDHINAAKAVAFREALKPEFKEYARQIERNAKALGEELQAQGFRLVSGGTDNHLLLVDLTPKNITGKEAETLLDEAGIYCNKNMIPFDSRKPMDPSGIRIGTPALTTRGMKEKEMKEVGMLIAKTIEHRTDEAMKKKIREEVKELCKGFVIY comes from the coding sequence ATGTTCCTAGAAAAAACTGATTCTGAAATAACAAGGGCTTTAGAGAACGAGAAGAAGAGGCAGATGGAAGGCCTTGAACTCATAGCCTCAGAGAATTATGTTTCTAAGGCAGTATTAGAAGCAATGGGCTCAATCTTCACCAACAAATATTCTGAGGGATATCCCCACAAGAGATATTATGGAGGCAATGAATTCATAGATGTAATAGAAGACCTGGCAATTGAGAGAGCAAAAAAATTATTCAATGCAGAACACGTGAATGTACAGCCTTATTCTGGCTCTCCAGCAAACCACGCAGTATTCTTTGCGCTCCTTGAATTGAAAGACAAGTTCATGGGCATGAGCCTTGCAATGGGAGGCCACCTAACCCACGGAAGCGCAGTCAATTTCTCAGGAAAGCATTATACTGCAGTGCCTTACGGAGTCTCAAAAGAAGATGAAAGAATAGACTATGACGAAATAAGAAAGATTGCCCTGCAGGAAAAACCCAAATTAATCCTTTCAGGCTATACAGCCTATCCAAGGGAAATAGACTTCAAGGAATTCAAGAAGATTGCAGAAGAGGTTGGGGCAATAAGCTTTGCTGACATTTCTCATATTTCAGGCTTGTGCGCTGCAGGAGTGCACGAAAACCCTGTCCCATACTTTGACGTTGTTTCTACTACCACCCATAAAACCTTAAGGGGCCCAAGAGGCGCAATAATAATGTGCAAAGAGGGATTAGCACAAAAAATTGATAAGGCTGTCTTCCCAGGCCTGCAGGGAGGCCCTCACGACCATATCAACGCAGCAAAAGCCGTTGCATTCAGGGAAGCACTCAAGCCTGAATTCAAGGAATACGCAAGACAGATTGAAAGGAATGCAAAAGCCTTGGGAGAAGAACTTCAAGCCCAAGGCTTCAGGCTTGTTTCAGGAGGCACAGACAACCATTTGCTGCTCGTTGACCTGACACCAAAAAATATTACTGGAAAAGAAGCAGAAACCCTATTGGATGAAGCAGGCATTTACTGCAACAAGAACATGATTCCCTTTGATTCAAGAAAGCCAATGGACCCTTCAGGGATAAGGATAGGCACGCCTGCCCTTACAACAAGAGGAATGAAAGAAAAAGAAATGAAGGAAGTTGGAATGCTCATAGCAAAAACAATTGAACACAGAACAGACGAGGCAATGAAGAAAAAGATAAGGGAAGAAGTAAAAGAGCTCTGCAAAGGCTTTGTGATATACTAA
- a CDS encoding calcium-translocating P-type ATPase, PMCA-type, producing MPEFYEVPAEKAVSELNSSEAEGLSEREAAARLQEYGFNRLKEEKPKSKLYIFLSQFNNVLIWVLIAATVIALLLNETIDAIAITAIILLNAFIGFYQENKADKSIQELKKLMSLKATVIREGKRKHIESELLVPGDIVLIQEGERIPADIRLLEAFELKTQEASLTGESTPVKKKAEAIKGKTIIADQSNMLFSGTVIVTGEGKGIIARTGMNTEIGKIAGLIETIKEEPTPLQLKLNELAKKIAVFILLICAFIFFMQFFFLRIESTSLIQRITDSLLESISLAVAAIPEGLPAVVTISLALSIRRMIKRNALIRRLPAVETLGSITVICSDKTGTLTKNEMNITNIYYNGKFFGVTEKGFKEKNTEVNPQEFELLFRTAVLCNNASIEEGTLLGDPTETALLSVALKAGTNEKKLKAEWKRLNEVPFSSEKKFMVTLNQFEGRKYAFMKGAAEKVLEKCSKIYLNDSTRLISYGDKQEITRAEEEMASNALRVLGFAFKEMSTEKEGIEEGFTFLGLQGMIDAPRPEAFKSIQLCKKAGIKVIMITGDHLLTAQAIAKQLDLEGIAVTGKELDEMNEEKLKEIIAEATVFARVNPEHKLRIINALKEKGHIVAMTGDGVNDAPALKKADIGIAMGITGTDVAKESSEIILTDDNFASIVSAVEEGRGIYDNIVKSIAYLLSGNIAEVLIILIAVLLFKPLPLLATQLLWINIVSDGLPALALSFDPAERGIMHKKPRNPKEGIMSKNIIFTIAAMNILIAASVLLLFNSYLNESTQKAQTVAFTAVVLYELLMAYIIRTQYKLNLFSNKWLQTAVATAFLLQLIIIYSPLNIFFHSVPLNLIDWAKIAACGAVIFIGGIALNKTGMKIKKELP from the coding sequence ATGCCTGAATTTTATGAGGTTCCAGCAGAAAAGGCTGTAAGCGAGCTGAATTCCAGTGAAGCAGAGGGATTGAGCGAGAGAGAAGCAGCAGCAAGGCTGCAGGAATACGGCTTCAACAGGCTCAAGGAAGAAAAACCCAAGTCAAAGCTTTACATCTTCCTGTCCCAGTTCAATAACGTTCTCATCTGGGTCTTGATTGCTGCAACAGTAATTGCACTCCTCTTGAACGAAACAATTGATGCAATTGCAATTACTGCAATAATCCTCTTGAATGCTTTCATTGGCTTCTACCAGGAAAACAAGGCAGACAAATCAATCCAGGAATTAAAGAAGTTAATGAGCTTAAAGGCAACAGTGATAAGGGAAGGCAAAAGAAAGCATATTGAATCAGAGCTTTTGGTGCCAGGAGACATTGTATTAATACAGGAAGGAGAAAGAATTCCAGCAGACATAAGGCTCTTGGAAGCATTCGAGCTCAAAACACAAGAGGCATCGCTTACGGGGGAAAGCACTCCAGTAAAAAAGAAGGCAGAAGCAATTAAAGGAAAAACCATAATTGCAGACCAATCAAACATGCTTTTCTCAGGCACTGTTATTGTGACAGGGGAAGGCAAGGGCATTATAGCAAGAACAGGAATGAACACTGAAATAGGAAAGATTGCAGGATTAATTGAAACAATAAAAGAAGAGCCTACCCCACTGCAATTAAAATTGAATGAGCTAGCAAAAAAGATTGCAGTATTTATACTGCTCATCTGCGCTTTTATTTTCTTCATGCAGTTCTTCTTCCTGAGAATTGAAAGCACTTCATTAATTCAGAGAATAACTGACTCATTGCTTGAATCCATAAGCCTTGCTGTAGCAGCAATACCTGAAGGACTGCCTGCAGTAGTGACAATTTCTTTGGCTTTAAGCATAAGGAGAATGATTAAAAGGAATGCATTAATAAGAAGGCTGCCTGCAGTAGAAACCTTAGGCTCAATTACTGTAATCTGCTCTGACAAGACAGGCACCTTAACAAAAAACGAAATGAATATAACTAACATTTATTATAACGGCAAATTCTTTGGCGTAACAGAAAAAGGATTCAAAGAAAAAAACACTGAAGTAAACCCCCAAGAATTTGAACTGCTTTTCAGGACAGCAGTATTATGCAACAACGCCTCAATAGAAGAGGGCACTCTATTAGGAGACCCAACTGAAACAGCCTTGCTTTCGGTTGCATTAAAGGCAGGCACTAATGAAAAAAAGCTTAAGGCAGAATGGAAGAGATTGAATGAAGTGCCATTCTCTTCAGAGAAGAAGTTCATGGTCACACTAAACCAGTTTGAAGGAAGAAAATATGCTTTCATGAAAGGTGCAGCAGAAAAAGTTCTTGAAAAATGCTCCAAGATTTACTTGAATGACAGCACAAGGCTTATCTCCTATGGAGACAAGCAGGAAATAACCAGGGCAGAAGAAGAAATGGCGTCAAACGCCCTTCGCGTATTGGGCTTTGCCTTCAAAGAGATGTCAACTGAAAAAGAAGGCATTGAAGAAGGCTTTACTTTCTTGGGCCTGCAGGGAATGATTGATGCCCCAAGGCCTGAAGCATTCAAGTCAATCCAGTTATGCAAGAAAGCAGGAATAAAGGTGATAATGATTACTGGGGACCATCTCCTTACAGCACAGGCAATAGCAAAACAGCTTGACTTAGAGGGAATTGCTGTAACAGGAAAGGAATTGGATGAAATGAACGAGGAGAAATTAAAGGAAATAATTGCTGAAGCAACTGTTTTTGCTAGAGTTAATCCAGAGCACAAGCTCAGAATAATTAATGCATTGAAAGAGAAAGGCCATATTGTTGCAATGACAGGAGACGGAGTAAATGACGCTCCCGCCCTCAAAAAGGCAGACATTGGAATTGCAATGGGCATTACAGGAACAGACGTAGCCAAAGAGTCAAGCGAAATAATTCTAACAGACGACAACTTTGCAAGCATTGTTTCTGCAGTAGAAGAAGGAAGAGGAATTTACGACAACATAGTGAAATCAATTGCATATCTTCTCTCAGGAAACATTGCAGAAGTTCTAATAATCCTGATTGCAGTGCTCTTATTCAAGCCCTTGCCATTGCTTGCAACCCAACTGCTGTGGATCAATATTGTATCTGACGGCCTTCCTGCTTTGGCCCTGTCATTTGACCCAGCAGAAAGAGGCATAATGCACAAGAAGCCTCGCAATCCAAAAGAAGGCATAATGTCAAAAAACATAATTTTCACAATTGCTGCAATGAACATACTGATTGCAGCTTCAGTGCTTTTATTGTTCAATTCTTATTTGAATGAAAGCACCCAGAAAGCCCAGACAGTAGCATTCACTGCCGTAGTGCTTTACGAGCTGTTGATGGCCTACATTATAAGGACACAGTATAAGCTGAACCTTTTCTCCAATAAATGGCTGCAGACTGCAGTGGCAACAGCATTCCTGCTGCAGTTAATAATAATTTATTCTCCATTGAACATATTCTTCCATTCAGTGCCATTGAATTTAATTGACTGGGCGAAGATAGCAGCCTGCGGTGCAGTAATATTCATTGGAGGCATTGCATTAAACAAGACCGGAATGAAAATAAAAAAAGAATTACCTTAA
- the purN gene encoding phosphoribosylglycinamide formyltransferase → MKTLSIAVLASTRATDLTGIMQAIKKKELNAQVKLLISDREDAGALEKAKAYGIPSLYLNPKDFPSKEAFDERIAEALEKEEIELVLLIGFMRFLSKEFVHKFENKIMNIHPSLLPAFAGGMDKNVHQAVLDSGVKVTGCTLHFATEDIDSGPIIMQKAVEISENESVDSLKEKVQEAEQRVLVKAIKLFSKGKIKVEGKKVKIMD, encoded by the coding sequence ATGAAAACCTTAAGCATTGCGGTCCTGGCCTCCACCCGTGCAACAGACTTAACTGGAATAATGCAGGCAATAAAAAAGAAAGAATTGAATGCTCAAGTGAAGCTCCTAATCTCAGACAGGGAAGACGCAGGCGCCCTAGAAAAAGCAAAAGCCTATGGGATTCCTTCACTTTACCTGAACCCGAAAGATTTCCCCTCAAAAGAAGCCTTTGACGAAAGGATTGCCGAAGCATTAGAAAAAGAAGAAATTGAATTAGTCCTGCTCATAGGATTCATGCGCTTCCTGAGCAAGGAATTCGTGCATAAATTCGAGAACAAGATAATGAACATTCATCCCTCCCTCCTCCCGGCTTTTGCCGGAGGCATGGACAAGAATGTCCATCAGGCAGTATTAGACTCAGGAGTGAAAGTAACAGGCTGCACACTGCACTTTGCAACAGAAGACATTGACTCAGGCCCAATAATAATGCAGAAGGCAGTGGAAATTTCAGAGAATGAAAGCGTTGACTCGCTCAAAGAGAAAGTGCAGGAAGCAGAACAGAGGGTTTTAGTGAAAGCAATTAAATTGTTTTCTAAAGGAAAAATTAAAGTAGAAGGAAAGAAAGTAAAGATAATGGATTGA
- a CDS encoding AbrB/MazE/SpoVT family DNA-binding domain-containing protein: protein MKCPVCNGEMKKSREPYCFGEVKIGEFEAEKCTKCKEVFFTEESSDKIDKKAKQLGLWGIGQEGTLGYSGNSIIVRVPKKIVEFLNFKEGKKVFIRPEGKKKLVIEA, encoded by the coding sequence ATGAAGTGTCCGGTATGCAATGGAGAAATGAAAAAATCAAGAGAACCATATTGTTTTGGCGAGGTAAAAATCGGGGAATTTGAAGCAGAAAAATGCACTAAATGCAAAGAAGTATTCTTTACAGAAGAATCTTCAGACAAAATTGACAAAAAAGCAAAACAGTTGGGCTTATGGGGCATAGGGCAAGAGGGAACTTTAGGTTATAGCGGGAACAGCATAATAGTAAGAGTGCCAAAGAAGATAGTGGAATTCCTGAACTTCAAAGAAGGAAAAAAAGTCTTCATTCGTCCAGAAGGCAAGAAAAAATTGGTTATAGAAGCATAA
- the folD gene encoding bifunctional methylenetetrahydrofolate dehydrogenase/methenyltetrahydrofolate cyclohydrolase FolD yields the protein MPAKILSGEELAKKIREKVKKEISELKIAPALAIVMVGDNEASKLYVKKKEDACSETGIKTKNHFLEEKTSQKQLIELIQKLNEDREVNGILVQLPLPKHLNILHIMNNIALEKDVDGFHPQNFGSIALGLKGFECCTPKGVMLLLKETGIELKGKNAVLVGASNIVGKPLGLMLLNEGCTVTYCHKHTKNLSEHTKKADILISAAGKPNLITKEMVKEGAIVIDVGTNRLESGKLVGDVIFEEVKEIASYITPVPHGVGPMTVACLLENTLQAAKNQLKGQSF from the coding sequence ATGCCCGCGAAAATCCTTTCAGGCGAAGAATTAGCAAAAAAAATAAGGGAAAAAGTAAAAAAGGAAATTTCAGAATTAAAGATTGCCCCAGCCCTTGCCATTGTAATGGTCGGAGATAATGAAGCATCAAAGCTTTACGTGAAAAAGAAAGAGGACGCCTGCAGTGAAACAGGAATTAAAACAAAAAACCATTTCCTGGAAGAAAAAACAAGCCAAAAACAATTAATTGAATTAATACAAAAATTGAACGAAGACAGGGAGGTTAACGGAATTCTGGTTCAATTGCCTCTCCCAAAACACCTTAATATATTACATATAATGAATAATATAGCACTGGAAAAGGACGTTGACGGCTTTCACCCGCAAAATTTCGGTTCAATAGCCTTGGGATTGAAAGGATTTGAGTGCTGCACACCAAAAGGCGTAATGCTATTGCTCAAAGAAACTGGAATTGAATTGAAAGGAAAGAATGCGGTCCTTGTAGGGGCAAGCAATATTGTAGGAAAACCATTAGGATTAATGCTATTGAATGAAGGCTGCACTGTAACCTACTGCCACAAGCACACAAAAAACCTGAGTGAACACACAAAGAAAGCAGACATACTGATTTCTGCTGCAGGAAAACCGAATTTAATCACAAAAGAAATGGTGAAAGAAGGCGCAATAGTAATAGACGTAGGCACCAACCGCTTAGAGAGCGGAAAACTTGTTGGGGATGTAATATTTGAAGAAGTAAAAGAGATTGCTTCTTATATTACTCCAGTCCCACACGGGGTAGGCCCAATGACAGTTGCCTGCCTTCTTGAAAACACTCTGCAGGCAGCAAAAAACCAATTGAAAGGGCAAAGCTTTTAA
- a CDS encoding type II toxin-antitoxin system HicA family toxin, producing the protein MKLPVVSGKEMIKFLQSKGFSIARQKGSHVSLYKKTSEGNLIVVVPIKKAIKPGTLLSILKQSKTIRKELIEHLR; encoded by the coding sequence ATGAAGTTGCCTGTTGTTTCAGGAAAAGAAATGATTAAATTCCTTCAATCCAAAGGCTTCTCTATTGCAAGGCAAAAAGGAAGCCATGTATCATTATACAAAAAAACAAGTGAAGGAAACCTGATTGTAGTTGTTCCGATAAAAAAAGCAATAAAGCCGGGAACATTATTGAGCATACTGAAACAATCAAAAACAATAAGAAAAGAATTAATTGAACACCTGAGATGA
- the purH gene encoding bifunctional phosphoribosylaminoimidazolecarboxamide formyltransferase/IMP cyclohydrolase: MKNALISVSDKKGIEEFALELTELGIKIISTGGTYKKLKEAGIKVIPIEEFTGFPEIMDGRVKTLHPKIHGGILAVRKNALHQKQMKENSIEGIDIVAVNLYPFKETIERNAPLEECIENIDIGGPTLIRAAAKNYEDVTVIVDPQDYGKVLSELKDKRMVSIELKKELAAKAFQLIAEYDALIAQYLNREFLQEQFPERIALSYEKMQECRYGENPHQKGFVYKEPITIESDIVNAKILWGKEMSFNNFLDAHSSVELLKEFEEPTAVIVKHNNPCGVASSKELSEAFQKAYECDPVSAFGGIIALNRPLDLKTAEKIVSFFNEAVIAPSFEEKALELIKTKKNLRILELKLNAEKKKGMEFKKISGGLLLEEKDEHEMRREELQFVSEKKPSEKEIDELLYAWKIVKHIKSNAIVVTKDKAAIGIGIGQTNRVLSARIALEQAGEKARNAVIASDGFFPFKDSIELAGKFGIKAVIEPGGSLNDNEVIEESNKQGIALVFTGIRHFKH, from the coding sequence ATAAAAAATGCATTGATTTCTGTTTCAGACAAGAAAGGAATAGAAGAATTCGCGCTGGAATTAACTGAACTGGGAATCAAAATTATTTCAACTGGAGGCACCTACAAGAAACTAAAGGAAGCAGGCATAAAGGTAATTCCAATAGAAGAATTCACAGGCTTCCCTGAAATAATGGATGGAAGAGTGAAGACACTGCACCCCAAAATACATGGAGGCATTCTTGCAGTAAGAAAGAACGCCCTCCACCAAAAGCAAATGAAAGAAAACTCAATTGAAGGAATAGACATAGTGGCAGTAAACCTTTATCCCTTCAAGGAAACAATTGAAAGAAATGCTCCCTTGGAGGAATGCATTGAAAACATTGACATTGGGGGGCCTACATTAATAAGGGCCGCAGCAAAAAACTATGAAGACGTAACAGTAATAGTTGACCCGCAGGATTACGGAAAAGTATTAAGCGAACTTAAAGACAAAAGAATGGTGTCAATCGAATTAAAGAAAGAATTAGCAGCAAAAGCCTTCCAGCTCATAGCAGAATACGATGCACTGATTGCACAATACCTGAACAGGGAATTCCTGCAAGAGCAATTCCCTGAAAGGATTGCCTTAAGCTATGAGAAAATGCAGGAGTGCAGGTACGGCGAAAACCCGCACCAGAAAGGATTTGTATACAAAGAGCCCATCACAATAGAATCAGACATAGTGAACGCAAAAATCTTGTGGGGCAAAGAAATGTCCTTCAACAACTTTTTGGACGCGCACTCTTCGGTTGAATTGCTCAAAGAATTTGAAGAGCCCACAGCAGTAATAGTAAAACACAATAACCCGTGTGGGGTTGCATCCTCAAAAGAATTAAGCGAGGCATTCCAGAAAGCATACGAATGCGACCCAGTATCGGCTTTTGGAGGAATAATTGCATTGAACAGGCCTTTGGACTTAAAGACAGCAGAAAAGATTGTTTCATTCTTCAACGAAGCAGTAATTGCCCCTTCCTTTGAAGAAAAAGCACTCGAACTAATAAAAACAAAAAAGAATTTGAGGATACTGGAACTAAAATTGAATGCAGAAAAAAAGAAAGGAATGGAGTTCAAGAAGATTTCAGGAGGCCTTCTGCTCGAAGAAAAAGACGAACACGAAATGAGAAGAGAAGAACTTCAATTCGTCTCAGAGAAAAAGCCTTCAGAGAAAGAAATTGATGAACTTCTCTATGCATGGAAGATAGTAAAGCACATTAAAAGCAATGCAATTGTAGTCACAAAAGACAAGGCAGCAATAGGCATTGGAATAGGCCAGACAAACAGGGTTTTATCAGCAAGGATTGCACTAGAGCAGGCAGGAGAGAAAGCAAGGAATGCAGTCATAGCATCTGACGGCTTCTTCCCCTTCAAGGACTCAATTGAACTGGCAGGAAAGTTTGGAATTAAAGCAGTAATAGAGCCTGGAGGCTCATTGAACGACAATGAAGTAATAGAAGAATCAAACAAGCAAGGCATAGCATTAGTGTTCACAGGCATAAGGCACTTCAAGCACTGA
- a CDS encoding glycosyltransferase encodes MPARTPENLRSEKITVIVPAWNEEKLIGRVLNPLKSWQKQDPARREVVLIDEIDDGSKDRTREIAGRTGVKVIHSDPIKGKHLGKGQAFLAGAIHAKQNNSSILVTLDADIIRLKPIQVTRLALELKERKVNMLTALQNEGMQFYIRESSEQRAFRIQALEPLFRRKAKWIEAVKGFGLEEALNKLIREKGYSNLMFNTEKPYRKDPLKQARERFRAQAILEQRGKLARRIRDLRSEGKKAEAKFLLKRQKKKFRFFR; translated from the coding sequence ATGCCTGCAAGAACACCTGAAAATTTAAGGTCAGAAAAAATTACTGTAATTGTTCCCGCCTGGAACGAAGAAAAATTAATTGGCAGAGTATTAAATCCTTTGAAGTCATGGCAGAAACAGGACCCTGCAAGAAGGGAGGTTGTATTAATAGATGAAATAGATGACGGCAGCAAGGACAGGACAAGAGAGATTGCAGGAAGAACTGGAGTGAAAGTTATTCACTCAGACCCAATAAAAGGAAAACATTTAGGAAAAGGCCAGGCATTCCTTGCAGGGGCAATTCACGCAAAGCAGAACAATTCCTCAATTCTTGTCACCCTAGACGCAGACATAATAAGGCTTAAACCGATACAGGTAACAAGGCTTGCCTTGGAATTAAAGGAAAGAAAGGTGAACATGCTTACCGCATTACAAAATGAAGGCATGCAATTCTATATAAGGGAGTCCAGCGAGCAGAGGGCATTCAGGATTCAGGCTTTAGAGCCCTTGTTCAGAAGAAAAGCAAAATGGATTGAGGCAGTGAAAGGCTTTGGCTTGGAAGAAGCATTAAACAAATTAATCCGTGAAAAGGGCTATTCAAACCTTATGTTTAATACTGAAAAGCCTTACAGGAAGGACCCCTTAAAACAAGCCAGGGAAAGGTTCAGGGCTCAAGCAATCCTTGAACAAAGAGGAAAACTGGCGCGCAGGATAAGGGACTTGCGCAGCGAAGGAAAGAAAGCTGAAGCCAAATTCCTTCTTAAAAGGCAAAAAAAGAAATTCCGTTTCTTCAGGTGA
- a CDS encoding AbrB/MazE/SpoVT family DNA-binding domain-containing protein: MYESISVVGERGQITIPKLIRKLNGLKAKDKVIVKIEDSRIVIEKALNKKQKEELMREYYTKYSKENEELSEEMISASSEVV, translated from the coding sequence ATGTATGAAAGTATTAGCGTTGTAGGGGAGAGGGGCCAGATAACTATACCCAAATTGATAAGGAAGCTCAACGGCTTGAAGGCAAAAGACAAGGTTATAGTGAAAATTGAAGACAGCCGGATTGTTATCGAGAAGGCCTTAAACAAAAAGCAGAAAGAAGAGCTAATGAGGGAATACTACACAAAGTACTCCAAAGAAAATGAAGAGCTCAGCGAAGAAATGATTTCTGCAAGCTCTGAAGTGGTTTGA